TTTGCCTCAATTGTTTGTCTCTTTCCTTCAGCTTTTCTCAAAGCAGCTTCCGCTATTTCAAGAGTTTGCTGAGCTTCTTGTGGATCAATGTCACCACTTTTCTCTGCATCATTTACTAAAACAGTGATCTCATTATTACCTATTCTAGCAAAACCGCCCATCAGAGCCATCGTTAGCCATTGGTCGTTAAGGCGTATTCTCAAAATACCTATATCTACTGATGTGGCAATAGGAGCGTGATTTGGTAATACGTCAATTTGTCCactattagtagataaaatgatTTCTTTCACTTCTGAATCCCAAACTATTCGATTAGGGGTCAGTACACAAAGATTTAAGGTCATTTCTTCAAATTGCTCTCCATTTCTAAGTTCATAGCCTTCGCCGTAGCTTCATCGATGTTACCTACCAAATAAAAAGCCTGTTCAGGAAGACCATCTAATTCTCCGGAAAGGATTAATTGAAAGCCTCTAATTGTTTCTGCTAAACCAACATATTTTCCCGGAGAACCCGTAAATACTTCTGCTACAAAAAAAGGTTGTGATAAGAAACGCTCAATTTTTCGCGCTCTTGCTACGGTTAAACGATCCTCTTCGGATAATTCGTCCAATCCAAGAATAGCTATAATATCTTGAAGTTCTTTGTAACGTTGTAAAGTTTGCTTAACCTCTTGTGCAGTGTCATAATGTTCTTCACCAACGATCCGGGGTTGTAGCATAGTTGACGTTGAATCTAAAGGATCTACTGCTGGATAGATACCTTTGGCGGCTAATCCCCTTGATAGTACGGTAGTAGCATCTAAATGTGCAAATGTCGTAGCAGGAGCAGGGTCGGTCAAATCATCTGCAGGTACATAAACAGCTTGAATAGAAGTTATGGACCCTTCTTTGGTAGAAGTAATTCTTTCTTGTAAAGAACCCATTTCGTTACTAAGGGTAGGTTGATAACCCACAGCGGAAGGCATTCTACCCAACAAGGCGGATACTTCAGATCCTGCTTGGACAAAACGGAAGATATTGTcaataaataaaagtacattttGTTCATTAACATCTCGGAAATATTCCGCCATAGTTAGGGCAGTCAAACCAACTCTCATACGAGCTCCCGGCGGTTCATTCATCTGACCGTAAACTAGAGCTACTTTTGATTCTGgaatatttttttcattaatta
The genomic region above belongs to Lactuca sativa cultivar Salinas chromosome 4, Lsat_Salinas_v11, whole genome shotgun sequence and contains:
- the LOC128133223 gene encoding ATP synthase subunit beta, chloroplastic-like, with amino-acid sequence MEMKESGVINEKNIPESKVALVYGQMNEPPGARMRVGLTALTMAEYFRDVNEQNVLLFIDNIFRFVQAGSEVSALLGRMPSAVGYQPTLSNEMGSLQERITSTKEGSITSIQAVYVPADDLTDPAPATTFAHLDATTVLSRGLAAKGIYPAVDPLDSTSTMLQPRIVGEEHYDTAQEVKQTLQRYKELQDIIAILGLDELSEEDRLTVARARKIERFLSQPFFVAEVFTGSPGKYVGLAETIRGFQLILSGELDGLPEQAFYLVGNIDEATAKAMNLEMESNLKK